The Caloenas nicobarica isolate bCalNic1 chromosome Z, bCalNic1.hap1, whole genome shotgun sequence genome has a segment encoding these proteins:
- the HSPB3 gene encoding heat shock protein beta-3, whose protein sequence is MAEAVIRHWVETPVRYQEHFAVQELEACKLDHSLYALPGPSTSALSSRIVESTAGAGKSDEEDENTHFQVLVDIVQFRPEDIIIQTFEGWLLIKAQHGPRMDEHGFVSRSFTRQYKLPNGVENKDLSALFCHDGILVVEMKNSVGKN, encoded by the coding sequence ATGGCAGAAGCTGTTATAAGACACTGGGTGGAAACTCCTGTACGCTATCAAGAGCACTTTGCTGTCCAGGAGCTGGAAGCATGCAAACTGGACCACTCTTTATATGCTTTGCCAGGCCCTTCTACCTCTGCACTGAGCAGCAGAATTGTGGAAagcacagctggggctgggaagaGCGATGAGGAGGATGAAAACACACACTTTCAGGTCTTGGTGGACATTGTGCAGTTCCGCCCTGAAGATATCATTATTCAGACTTTCGAAGGCTGGCTCCTGATCAAAGCTCAGCACGGACCCAGGATGGACGAACATGGTTTCGTATCCAGAAGCTTCACCAGACAATACAAATTACCTAATGGAGTGGAGAACAAAGACTTGTCTGCGCTCTTCTGCCATGATGGCATTTTGGTTGTTGAAATGAAGAACTCGGTGGGAAAGAATTAG